The Lactobacillus sp. ESL0680 DNA segment CTAAAACAAGGGCTAATCCACAATCAAACAAGCCATTTTTGTATTTGGGCTTGAATAAATAATAAAGACAAACACCAATTGCAAAGATGCTAATTAAATAAAACAGCCACATTTGTCCAGTGAGAATGTTCCAAGCAGCACCATTGTTTTGGACATAAGTAAATGATAAAACATGCGGGATAACTTGGTGAACCTCACCCAGGCTATAATTATTGCTAATAAAGGATTTAAGTCCCTGATCCGCAAAAACAATTACGAAAGAAATAATTAAATATAAAAATTGCATAAATAAATTTTAGAATAAACCGCTGATCTTACCATCGTTATCAACGTCAATATCAAGTGCTGCTGGATGCTTAGGCAAGCCTGGCATGTCTAAAACATGTCCGGTTGTAATTACGATAAAGCCAGCGCCATTTCTTAAACTTGCACCCTTAACATGTAAAGTAAAATCAGTTG contains these protein-coding regions:
- the lspA gene encoding signal peptidase II, with amino-acid sequence MQFLYLIISFVIVFADQGLKSFISNNYSLGEVHQVIPHVLSFTYVQNNGAAWNILTGQMWLFYLISIFAIGVCLYYLFKPKYKNGLFDCGLALVLGGIIGNLVDRIHLKYVIDMLQVDFIHFNIFNIADSAITVGIILIFIYLLFFDESGNVND